A window of Corallococcus macrosporus DSM 14697 contains these coding sequences:
- a CDS encoding FHA domain-containing protein: MSVRLTVTQRSEAGAAPSTEFVLDDAVITLGRDKACQVVLAQQAVSRNHARILQEGTLFFLEDLGSAFGTQINGKPVPKGEKRLLRNGDVIAIATYDVRFDRVMDLNPEASGEKTSFIARGMVKDAMRGLAGGGEERYLRFMNGPREGERIELGDAKEVILGRDEKDADIVLKDDLVSRKHAKVRRDWSGTHVEDLGSRNGIKVNKKRVNRRQLKDGDELEVGATRFLYVDPTEPAEEPVQLAAEVKAPPPPSPRRPRPEPKPVEPPPEEEPAPPPEDPAPPPDEPVAEDPAPPPDEPVAEEPPPPLSAEYPVPDEPAEAGAMSALRDKGKLVPLVVMGLVGLVFLVLMIAVFAGA, encoded by the coding sequence ATGAGCGTTCGTCTCACCGTCACGCAGCGCAGCGAGGCCGGCGCTGCCCCGAGCACCGAGTTCGTCCTCGACGACGCGGTCATCACCCTGGGGCGCGACAAGGCCTGCCAGGTGGTGCTCGCCCAGCAGGCGGTGTCGCGCAACCACGCGCGCATCCTCCAGGAAGGGACGCTCTTCTTCCTGGAGGATTTGGGCAGCGCCTTCGGCACGCAGATCAACGGCAAGCCGGTGCCCAAGGGCGAGAAGCGCCTGCTGCGCAACGGCGACGTCATCGCCATCGCCACGTACGACGTCCGCTTCGACCGGGTGATGGACCTGAACCCCGAAGCCAGTGGGGAGAAGACGTCCTTCATCGCGCGGGGCATGGTGAAGGACGCCATGCGCGGCCTGGCCGGCGGCGGCGAGGAGCGCTACCTGCGCTTCATGAACGGCCCCCGGGAAGGCGAGCGCATCGAGCTGGGGGACGCGAAGGAAGTCATCCTGGGCCGCGACGAGAAGGACGCGGACATCGTCCTCAAGGACGACCTGGTCTCCCGCAAGCACGCCAAGGTGCGCCGCGACTGGTCCGGCACGCACGTGGAGGACCTGGGCAGCCGCAACGGCATCAAGGTGAACAAGAAGCGGGTCAACCGCCGCCAGCTCAAGGACGGCGACGAGCTGGAGGTGGGCGCCACCCGCTTCCTGTACGTGGACCCCACCGAGCCGGCCGAGGAGCCCGTCCAGCTCGCCGCCGAGGTCAAGGCCCCGCCTCCGCCCTCTCCCCGGCGCCCGCGTCCAGAGCCCAAGCCCGTGGAGCCCCCGCCGGAAGAGGAGCCCGCGCCGCCGCCAGAGGACCCCGCGCCCCCGCCCGACGAACCCGTCGCCGAGGACCCCGCGCCCCCGCCCGACGAGCCCGTCGCCGAGGAGCCTCCGCCGCCGCTCTCCGCGGAGTACCCGGTGCCGGACGAACCCGCCGAGGCGGGCGCGATGTCCGCGCTCAGGGACAAGGGCAAGCTCGTGCCCCTCGTGGTGATGGGGCTGGTGGGCCTGGTCTTCCTGGTGCTGATGATCGCCGTGTTCGCGGGCGCGTAG
- the sctV gene encoding type III secretion system export apparatus subunit SctV produces the protein MAATNSNSFLSKYSDIVLAVVVVAIVGMMIVPLPTLLLDVLLTLNISISVVLLLVSLYVPGALQLSVFPTLLLITTMFRLALTISTTRLILLTGDPGEVVVAFGNFVVQGNFVVGAILFIILVIVNFIVISKGSERVAEVAARFTLDAMPGKQMSIDADLRAGSIDQDQGKKKRRDLERESQLFGAMDGAMKFVKGDAIASIIITVVNIVGGLIIGVTQKGMSAGDAAQKYTLLTIGDGLVGMIPAILVSTCAGIIVTRVAGEEEGNHLGMDMGSQLTAYPKAIAIASGMLIVLGLVPGLPKIPFFLLGIGAGLGAWTMLKKQKQDVMQEEAGPAMETDLGTPMATEPAPKEALNPDSELFIPVVTPIVLEVSDALVPYVDSRQDNGKFLFELIPFMRDGLFVELGVRFPGVRARGNGSLPPGAYQVQINEVPVVTGQATLGHVLVNDTVDRLRLMNIQGFEAVNPATRQPAAWVPEQHRDTLEAAGLTTWDVPGYIILHMAAVLRRNAREFVGVQETQTMLEQLEKAFPAIVKEVVPKVVNVLKLTDILQRLVEEEISIRDLRGILQALAEYGQVEADNVMLTEHVRASQRRYISHKYARGTGTLVVYLLDPNIEDAIRGSVKRTSAGAHLALEPELAQEIVQAVRSECGHLPPSAQRPVILTAMDIRRYVRKLLEYEFNPSFSVLSYQELSPELNIQPVARISTR, from the coding sequence GACATCGTCCTCGCCGTGGTGGTCGTGGCCATCGTCGGGATGATGATCGTCCCGCTGCCCACGCTGCTGCTGGACGTGCTGCTGACGCTGAACATCAGCATTTCGGTGGTGCTGCTCCTCGTGTCCCTCTACGTGCCAGGGGCGCTCCAGTTGTCGGTGTTCCCGACGCTGCTGCTCATCACCACGATGTTCCGGCTGGCGCTGACCATCTCCACCACGCGCCTCATCCTCCTCACCGGTGACCCGGGAGAGGTGGTCGTGGCGTTCGGAAACTTCGTGGTGCAGGGCAACTTCGTCGTCGGCGCCATCCTCTTCATCATCCTGGTCATCGTGAACTTCATCGTGATTTCCAAGGGCTCGGAGCGCGTGGCCGAAGTGGCCGCCCGCTTCACCCTGGACGCGATGCCCGGCAAGCAGATGTCCATTGACGCCGACCTGCGGGCCGGCTCCATCGACCAGGACCAGGGCAAGAAGAAGCGCCGCGACCTGGAGCGTGAGAGCCAGCTCTTCGGCGCCATGGACGGCGCCATGAAGTTCGTGAAGGGCGACGCCATCGCTAGCATCATCATCACCGTCGTCAACATCGTCGGTGGCCTCATCATCGGCGTGACGCAGAAGGGCATGTCGGCCGGCGACGCGGCGCAGAAGTACACGCTGCTCACCATCGGTGACGGTCTGGTCGGCATGATTCCCGCCATCCTCGTGTCCACCTGCGCCGGCATCATCGTGACGCGCGTCGCCGGCGAGGAAGAGGGCAATCACCTGGGCATGGACATGGGCAGCCAGCTCACGGCCTACCCGAAGGCCATCGCCATCGCCTCGGGCATGCTCATCGTCCTGGGCCTGGTGCCGGGTCTGCCCAAGATTCCCTTCTTCCTGCTGGGCATCGGCGCGGGCCTGGGCGCCTGGACGATGCTGAAGAAGCAGAAGCAGGACGTGATGCAGGAGGAGGCCGGCCCGGCCATGGAGACGGACCTGGGCACGCCCATGGCCACGGAGCCCGCGCCGAAGGAGGCGCTCAATCCGGACTCCGAGCTGTTCATCCCCGTCGTCACCCCCATCGTCCTGGAGGTGTCCGACGCGCTGGTGCCCTACGTGGACTCGCGCCAGGACAACGGGAAGTTCCTCTTCGAGCTCATCCCCTTCATGCGCGATGGCCTCTTCGTGGAGCTGGGCGTCCGCTTCCCGGGCGTGCGCGCGCGTGGCAATGGCTCGCTGCCGCCGGGCGCGTACCAGGTTCAAATCAACGAGGTGCCCGTCGTCACCGGCCAGGCCACGCTGGGCCACGTCCTGGTGAACGACACGGTGGACCGGCTGCGGCTGATGAACATCCAGGGCTTCGAGGCGGTGAACCCCGCCACCCGGCAGCCCGCCGCCTGGGTCCCCGAGCAGCACCGCGACACGCTGGAGGCCGCCGGCCTCACGACGTGGGACGTGCCCGGCTACATCATCCTGCACATGGCCGCCGTGCTGCGGCGCAACGCCCGGGAGTTCGTCGGCGTGCAGGAGACGCAGACGATGCTGGAGCAACTGGAGAAGGCCTTCCCCGCCATCGTGAAGGAGGTCGTCCCCAAGGTCGTCAACGTGCTGAAGCTGACGGACATCCTCCAGCGCCTGGTGGAGGAGGAGATCTCCATCCGTGATTTGCGCGGCATCCTCCAGGCCCTGGCCGAGTACGGGCAGGTGGAGGCGGACAACGTCATGCTCACCGAGCACGTCCGCGCGTCCCAGCGCCGCTACATCTCCCACAAGTACGCGCGCGGCACCGGCACCCTGGTGGTGTACCTGTTGGACCCGAACATCGAGGACGCCATCCGCGGCTCGGTGAAGCGGACCTCGGCGGGCGCGCACCTGGCGCTGGAGCCGGAGCTGGCGCAGGAAATCGTCCAGGCCGTCCGCTCGGAGTGTGGCCACCTGCCGCCCAGCGCGCAGCGGCCCGTCATCCTCACGGCCATGGACATCCGCCGCTACGTCCGCAAGCTGCTGGAGTACGAGTTCAACCCGTCGTTCTCCGTGCTCAGCTACCAGGAGCTGTCCCCCGAGCTGAACATCCAGCCGGTGGCGCGCATCTCCACGCGGTAG
- a CDS encoding tetratricopeptide repeat protein codes for MRVRRLAAALSLVSALPFVACVRTPPPHERALINNELCSQEMAKGDLTRAETFCDLGLEFSPQYADLWSNKGLIAMYSGRNDDAKKHFIKALRYNQEHLQAYQNLGAIYMQEGAYGKAHDNFRRALKVNPDNLESRYNLALALMKMGKMDESKKELRTLLAVNPGIADAHHTLGVIAYSEGEYDEAGESLSRATQLVQNSPQLWHDFGTVLMELGRFPEAREAFGNCAQLDGSNTSCVNNLALAQRKTALTDAAFKEIKDTQQAENSAPALYVLARQYREKGLLAEEESTYRKCVKLDAKYAACHYGLFQLFSEAHKREHATIACKNFLKYGTSEEFPTEYQTCERFLSDATF; via the coding sequence ATGCGTGTCCGCCGACTTGCCGCTGCGCTGTCCCTGGTCTCCGCCCTGCCCTTCGTCGCCTGCGTCCGCACCCCGCCGCCTCACGAGCGGGCGCTCATCAACAACGAGCTGTGCTCGCAGGAGATGGCCAAGGGGGACCTGACCCGCGCGGAGACCTTCTGCGACCTGGGCCTGGAGTTCTCCCCCCAGTACGCGGACCTCTGGTCCAACAAGGGCCTCATCGCCATGTACTCGGGCCGGAACGATGACGCGAAGAAGCACTTCATCAAGGCCCTGCGCTACAACCAGGAGCACCTGCAGGCCTACCAGAACCTCGGCGCCATCTACATGCAGGAAGGCGCGTACGGGAAGGCGCACGACAACTTCCGGCGGGCCCTCAAGGTCAACCCGGACAACCTGGAGTCGCGCTACAACCTGGCCCTCGCCCTGATGAAGATGGGGAAGATGGACGAGTCCAAGAAGGAGCTGCGCACCCTCCTGGCCGTCAACCCCGGCATCGCCGACGCGCACCACACCCTGGGCGTCATCGCCTACTCGGAGGGTGAATACGACGAGGCCGGCGAGAGCCTGTCCCGGGCCACGCAGCTCGTCCAGAACTCGCCGCAGCTCTGGCACGACTTCGGCACCGTGCTGATGGAGCTGGGGCGCTTCCCGGAGGCGCGCGAGGCCTTCGGCAACTGCGCCCAGTTGGACGGCAGCAACACGAGCTGCGTCAACAACCTGGCCCTGGCCCAGCGCAAGACGGCGCTCACCGACGCGGCCTTCAAGGAGATCAAGGACACGCAGCAGGCGGAGAACTCCGCGCCCGCGCTCTACGTGCTCGCCCGCCAGTACCGCGAGAAGGGCCTGCTGGCCGAGGAGGAGTCCACCTACCGCAAGTGCGTCAAGCTGGATGCGAAGTACGCCGCCTGCCACTACGGCCTCTTCCAGCTCTTCTCCGAGGCCCACAAGCGCGAGCACGCGACCATCGCCTGCAAGAACTTCCTGAAGTACGGGACGTCAGAGGAATTCCCCACGGAGTACCAGACGTGTGAGAGATTCCTGAGCGACGCGACGTTCTGA
- a CDS encoding RDD family protein, with protein MSVTTATDTLLDGTHTVLTPEYVEFRFTLAGLYSRFLAWLLDSLIVMLVTTSVLLGLSLVMFAFPGFASALGIVIYFLVDWGYAITLETVWSGRTVGKRVMSLRVIQESGVRIGFYHAALRNLARPVDRLPFFYLVGGLTALVSGSQQRLGDMLAGTLVVRERRLKVPSALATPGEEGLLADPLFVSRVKRLSSEEREVVLTAALRREELRMEARLRLFAALGARLQDALALEKPAHLSDEKWALLVAAALLPPKGATRSTPPRRATP; from the coding sequence GTGTCGGTGACGACCGCCACCGACACCCTGCTGGACGGCACCCACACGGTGCTCACCCCCGAGTACGTGGAGTTCCGCTTCACGCTCGCGGGCCTGTACTCGCGCTTCCTGGCGTGGCTGCTGGACAGCCTCATCGTCATGCTGGTCACCACCAGCGTCCTGCTGGGGCTGAGCCTGGTGATGTTCGCCTTCCCGGGCTTCGCCAGCGCCCTGGGCATCGTCATCTACTTCCTGGTGGACTGGGGCTACGCGATAACGCTGGAGACGGTGTGGAGCGGGCGCACCGTGGGCAAGCGGGTGATGTCGCTGCGGGTCATCCAGGAGAGCGGCGTGCGCATCGGCTTCTACCACGCGGCGCTGCGCAACCTGGCGCGTCCGGTGGACCGGCTGCCCTTCTTCTACCTGGTGGGTGGACTCACCGCGCTCGTGTCCGGCTCCCAGCAGCGGCTGGGGGACATGCTGGCGGGGACGCTGGTGGTGCGTGAGCGGCGCCTGAAGGTGCCCTCCGCCCTGGCCACGCCCGGCGAGGAAGGGCTGCTGGCGGATCCGCTCTTCGTGTCGCGCGTGAAGCGGCTGTCCAGCGAGGAGCGGGAGGTGGTGCTGACGGCGGCGCTGCGCCGCGAGGAGCTGCGCATGGAGGCGCGGCTCCGGCTGTTCGCGGCGCTGGGCGCGCGGCTGCAGGACGCGCTGGCCCTGGAGAAGCCGGCCCACCTCTCCGACGAGAAGTGGGCGCTGCTGGTGGCCGCGGCCCTGCTGCCGCCGAAGGGAGCGACTAGAAGTACGCCGCCGCGCCGAGCGACACCGTGA
- a CDS encoding outer membrane beta-barrel protein produces the protein MRTLLCTLGFTLALLAAGPAHAQFANRSLGLSLGYMDFNDTRGLDNSMFVGIDASLYIENGFEVVSLSKITFPRDTTDGNERRVVGLAPSIGIRYLLMEESIRPYVGSDLSYLIVFKNNVSNFVGIGPNVGIDYFVSDSVSLGARAQYNFYIALNDETQRTLTVSLGAAAYF, from the coding sequence ATGCGTACCCTGCTCTGCACTCTTGGCTTCACCCTGGCCCTCCTCGCGGCCGGCCCCGCGCATGCCCAGTTCGCCAACCGCAGCCTGGGCCTGTCGCTGGGCTACATGGACTTCAACGACACCCGGGGCCTGGACAACTCGATGTTCGTCGGGATTGACGCCAGCCTCTACATCGAGAACGGCTTCGAGGTCGTCTCCCTGTCGAAGATAACGTTCCCGCGCGACACCACGGACGGCAACGAGCGGCGCGTGGTGGGCCTGGCGCCGTCCATCGGTATCCGCTACCTGCTGATGGAGGAGTCCATCCGCCCCTATGTGGGCTCGGACTTGAGCTACCTCATCGTCTTCAAGAACAACGTCAGCAACTTCGTGGGCATTGGCCCCAACGTCGGCATCGACTACTTCGTGTCGGACTCGGTGAGCCTGGGCGCGCGCGCGCAGTACAACTTCTACATCGCGCTCAACGACGAGACGCAGCGCACGCTCACGGTGTCGCTCGGCGCGGCGGCGTACTTCTAG
- a CDS encoding bifunctional metallophosphatase/5'-nucleotidase, whose protein sequence is MSTNPLRPRPFRQPLSGVLVLALGGSVAGCEKSNPTPPPAAAPEAKAPAVPSEVTLLVTGGAFGQLQPAEGKGGAAELLGRWVADEKHCPGPVREGQATCADAGTLALATGDHWNGPAISSFFLGTPTAEVMGRLGYAASALGNHELAFGKEAFLKNRSAGGFPFLAANLKVKDPSLAGDLSMPAFQLFERRGLKIGVVGLASEKTVRTAMPGRADGLEVTGYEEALSTAVPEARKAGADVVVVLADECVTDLQPAVAKHPEWKLALVAGGRCAQPVELKDGATSFVSLDRGFGKYLRAHVTFDPAKPAGEKLTGLDTRIVEVSGGTPDPETAQLVGKWKTQLDEVLGQQIGFSKAGIAQASPQMAKWVAGSVREVLGTDAAILNSGGIRGDLPAGAVTRGSIYSVMPFENTLLVVKLKGEDLARQLANPNALVSGFTAAGKGKFKDAKGKALDPKKEYTVATVEYLYFGGDGFEFEKLAPEPTETGMAWQTPVVEWTKQQASSDKKPLEKLVK, encoded by the coding sequence GTGAGCACGAACCCTCTCCGTCCTCGTCCCTTCCGCCAGCCGCTGTCCGGTGTGCTGGTCCTCGCCCTCGGCGGCAGCGTTGCCGGTTGCGAGAAGAGCAATCCCACTCCTCCTCCGGCGGCCGCGCCGGAAGCCAAGGCCCCCGCTGTTCCCAGTGAAGTCACGCTGCTCGTGACGGGCGGCGCGTTCGGCCAGCTCCAGCCCGCGGAGGGCAAGGGCGGCGCGGCGGAGCTGCTCGGCCGCTGGGTGGCCGATGAGAAGCACTGTCCGGGTCCCGTGAGGGAAGGCCAGGCCACGTGCGCCGATGCCGGCACCCTGGCGCTCGCCACGGGTGACCACTGGAACGGCCCGGCCATCTCCTCCTTCTTCCTGGGCACGCCCACGGCCGAGGTCATGGGCCGCCTGGGTTACGCCGCCTCCGCCCTGGGCAACCACGAGCTGGCCTTCGGCAAGGAGGCCTTCCTCAAGAACCGCAGCGCGGGTGGCTTCCCGTTCCTCGCCGCCAACCTGAAGGTGAAGGACCCGTCGCTGGCGGGCGACCTGTCCATGCCGGCGTTCCAGCTCTTCGAGCGCCGCGGCCTCAAGATTGGCGTGGTGGGCCTGGCGTCCGAGAAGACGGTCCGCACCGCCATGCCCGGCCGCGCGGATGGCCTGGAGGTGACAGGGTACGAGGAGGCGCTCTCCACCGCCGTTCCCGAGGCCCGCAAGGCCGGCGCGGACGTGGTGGTGGTGCTCGCCGACGAGTGCGTCACCGACCTGCAGCCCGCCGTGGCGAAGCACCCCGAGTGGAAGCTGGCGCTGGTGGCCGGTGGCCGCTGCGCGCAGCCCGTCGAGCTGAAGGACGGCGCGACGAGCTTCGTGTCCCTGGACCGCGGCTTCGGCAAGTACCTGCGCGCGCACGTCACCTTCGACCCGGCGAAGCCCGCGGGTGAGAAGCTGACCGGCTTGGACACCCGGATCGTCGAGGTGTCGGGCGGCACGCCGGACCCGGAGACGGCGCAGCTCGTGGGCAAGTGGAAGACGCAGCTCGACGAGGTGCTGGGCCAGCAGATCGGCTTCTCCAAGGCCGGCATCGCGCAGGCGTCGCCGCAGATGGCGAAGTGGGTGGCGGGCTCGGTGCGCGAGGTGCTCGGCACGGACGCGGCCATCCTCAACAGCGGCGGCATCCGGGGCGACCTGCCCGCCGGCGCGGTGACGCGCGGCAGCATCTACTCGGTGATGCCCTTCGAGAACACGCTCCTCGTGGTGAAGCTGAAGGGCGAGGACCTGGCCCGGCAGCTCGCCAACCCGAACGCGCTCGTCTCCGGCTTCACGGCCGCGGGCAAGGGCAAGTTCAAGGACGCCAAGGGCAAGGCCCTGGACCCGAAGAAGGAGTACACGGTCGCCACGGTGGAGTACCTCTACTTCGGCGGTGACGGCTTCGAGTTCGAGAAGCTGGCCCCCGAGCCCACCGAGACGGGCATGGCGTGGCAGACGCCGGTGGTGGAGTGGACGAAGCAGCAGGCGAGCAGCGACAAGAAGCCGCTCGAGAAGCTGGTGAAGTAG
- a CDS encoding cyclic nucleotide-binding domain-containing protein — MPPSDSSSWNRRLWPAAAFQFALIAGVTQLKTASNALVLSRFESQALPYLYLLGALMTAAMTVLPRSKPGSPFESPGMLTGMGGVVALVLAAALSAGQRMPALALYLFADTFSTFVSFRFWGRMAAAFDAREARRAFTALNSFAMGGGIAGGLLVQVLAEKLGTPAIVVSGALGLLVAGAIFHHLYKGLPPTPARGRPASFLGLRYLAESPYAQVLAALGIAFAVLSSFVDYLFRLRLEGTLSEDALTALFGSLQLWIGLFCVAFQLLVAQRLLKRLGLLRYVAMVPLVLAPLAGAALVTPSLWPVHLLRLVETAVSYSILPVGIQLLYAAVPDDQREGLRATVDGLLRKGGVVLAGLLLIGAGRAANGVTMAVAVVGMCAALGLLLVRLKPAYVAALGEQVGAPEEEDVALEGEEEQRLLAEALAAPSPERVLRAVAMMEQAEVPLRPHLSALLRHPHERVLERGVSLALALEAHELAPVLERLVEEGPRRPRDQAVWALARLSPERAERLLPALLSHPDVGLRCAAIGALVKSTGSAVALDALRAMLSRGEGAPVAERREVARLLGRIQDSRFAEPLSRYLEDADGTVRHVALVAVGKGGYTELAPRLLPFLTWREERKAAREALVALGDAVTPLVEEQLNNRVAPLAMRLQLPRVLRGIGTPAALDALLFSNVRDDASLHFRIGAQMSRLRDEHPEHPVDAERVREALGRRREVYQGLVGAFRDLRAALGDGALLTRAVGDRLDQALELSFFLLGLLHPSHVMRGIHYNLVGPDPRRRALALELLENLVDEEDRELVMEQVEAHHRELPPGAPGRLWRRLAALVQSEDGVLRACARHVAWVNGLHVLPQEGDMSDRTVQRMFALEGVSVFSQCDVDDIAAIAAVAREASFRAGERIYAQGDPGDALYVIVDGAVDAFHDGEHVLRFQGKQAFGEVSLLDGAPRPTDMVAAVDTRVLIIDRRDFLDLLADRPELLTGFFRAVSLQLQALIDLPDSRETGERLELTAPLGPLAPPLPDGPAPDANDDRSRDDS; from the coding sequence GTGCCCCCCTCCGACTCCTCATCCTGGAACCGCCGCCTCTGGCCGGCGGCTGCCTTTCAGTTCGCGCTCATCGCAGGGGTGACGCAACTGAAGACGGCCTCCAACGCCCTGGTGCTGTCGCGTTTCGAGTCGCAGGCGCTGCCCTACCTGTACCTGCTGGGCGCGCTGATGACGGCGGCCATGACGGTGCTGCCGCGCTCCAAGCCGGGCTCGCCCTTCGAGTCGCCGGGGATGTTGACGGGCATGGGCGGCGTGGTGGCGCTGGTGCTGGCGGCGGCCCTGTCCGCCGGGCAGCGGATGCCCGCACTTGCGCTGTACCTGTTCGCGGACACCTTCTCCACGTTCGTGTCCTTCCGCTTCTGGGGCCGGATGGCGGCCGCCTTCGACGCGCGCGAGGCGCGGCGGGCCTTCACCGCGCTCAACAGCTTCGCCATGGGCGGAGGCATCGCCGGCGGCCTGCTGGTGCAGGTCCTGGCGGAGAAGCTGGGCACGCCGGCCATCGTGGTCAGCGGCGCCCTGGGCCTGCTCGTGGCCGGCGCCATCTTCCACCACCTGTACAAGGGGCTGCCGCCCACGCCGGCGCGCGGCCGCCCCGCGTCCTTCCTGGGGCTGCGCTACCTGGCGGAGAGCCCCTACGCCCAGGTGCTGGCGGCGCTGGGCATCGCGTTCGCCGTGCTGTCGTCCTTCGTGGACTACCTCTTCCGGCTGCGCCTGGAGGGCACGCTGAGCGAGGACGCGCTGACGGCGCTCTTCGGTTCGCTCCAGCTCTGGATTGGCCTGTTCTGCGTGGCCTTCCAACTCCTGGTGGCCCAGCGGCTGCTGAAGCGGCTGGGGCTCTTGCGCTACGTGGCCATGGTGCCCCTGGTGCTGGCGCCGCTGGCGGGCGCGGCGCTCGTCACGCCCAGCCTGTGGCCCGTGCACCTGCTGCGGCTGGTGGAGACGGCGGTGAGCTACTCCATCCTCCCGGTGGGCATCCAGTTGCTCTACGCCGCGGTGCCGGACGACCAGCGCGAGGGGCTTCGCGCCACGGTGGACGGGCTGCTGCGCAAGGGCGGCGTGGTGCTGGCCGGCCTGCTGCTCATCGGCGCCGGGCGCGCGGCCAACGGCGTCACCATGGCGGTGGCGGTGGTGGGCATGTGCGCCGCGCTGGGCCTGCTGCTGGTGCGGCTGAAGCCCGCGTACGTCGCCGCGCTGGGCGAGCAGGTGGGCGCCCCCGAGGAAGAGGACGTGGCGCTGGAGGGCGAGGAGGAGCAGCGGCTCCTGGCCGAGGCCCTGGCGGCTCCGTCACCCGAGCGGGTGCTGCGCGCGGTGGCGATGATGGAGCAGGCGGAGGTGCCGCTGCGGCCGCACCTGTCCGCGCTGCTGCGCCACCCGCACGAGCGCGTGCTGGAGCGCGGCGTCTCGCTGGCGCTGGCGCTGGAGGCGCACGAATTGGCGCCGGTGCTGGAGCGGCTGGTGGAGGAAGGCCCGCGCCGGCCCCGGGACCAGGCCGTCTGGGCCCTGGCGCGGCTGTCACCGGAGCGCGCCGAGCGCCTGCTGCCGGCGCTGCTCTCCCACCCGGACGTGGGGCTGCGCTGCGCGGCCATTGGCGCGCTGGTGAAGTCCACCGGGAGCGCGGTGGCGCTGGATGCGCTGCGGGCCATGCTGTCACGGGGGGAAGGCGCGCCGGTGGCCGAGCGCCGCGAGGTGGCGCGGCTGCTGGGGCGCATCCAGGACTCGCGCTTCGCCGAGCCGCTATCGCGCTACCTGGAGGACGCGGACGGCACCGTGCGGCACGTGGCGCTGGTGGCGGTGGGGAAGGGGGGCTACACGGAGCTGGCGCCCCGGCTGCTGCCGTTCCTCACCTGGCGCGAGGAGCGCAAGGCGGCGCGCGAGGCGCTGGTGGCGCTGGGCGACGCGGTGACGCCGCTGGTGGAGGAGCAGCTCAACAACCGGGTGGCGCCGCTGGCCATGCGGCTGCAGCTTCCCCGCGTGCTGCGCGGCATCGGGACGCCGGCGGCGCTGGACGCGCTGCTGTTCTCCAACGTGCGCGACGACGCGTCCCTGCACTTCCGGATTGGCGCGCAGATGTCCCGCCTGCGCGACGAACACCCCGAGCACCCCGTGGACGCGGAGCGCGTGCGCGAGGCCCTGGGGCGGCGGCGGGAGGTCTACCAGGGCCTGGTGGGCGCCTTCCGGGACTTGCGCGCGGCGCTGGGGGACGGCGCGCTGCTCACCCGCGCGGTGGGGGACCGGCTGGACCAGGCGCTGGAGCTGTCCTTCTTCCTCCTGGGGCTGCTCCACCCGTCCCACGTCATGCGCGGCATCCACTACAACCTGGTGGGGCCGGATCCTCGCCGGCGGGCGCTGGCGCTGGAGCTGTTGGAGAACCTGGTCGACGAAGAGGACCGGGAGCTGGTGATGGAGCAGGTGGAGGCGCACCACCGCGAGCTCCCGCCCGGCGCGCCCGGCCGGTTGTGGCGGCGGCTGGCGGCGCTGGTCCAGAGTGAGGACGGCGTGCTGCGCGCCTGTGCCCGCCACGTGGCGTGGGTGAACGGGCTGCACGTGCTGCCGCAGGAAGGTGACATGAGCGACAGGACAGTCCAGCGGATGTTCGCGCTGGAAGGCGTGAGCGTCTTCTCCCAGTGCGACGTGGATGACATCGCCGCCATCGCCGCGGTGGCGCGCGAGGCGTCCTTCCGCGCCGGGGAGCGCATCTACGCCCAGGGCGACCCGGGCGACGCGCTCTACGTCATCGTCGACGGGGCCGTGGATGCCTTCCACGACGGCGAGCACGTGCTGCGCTTCCAGGGCAAGCAGGCCTTCGGCGAGGTGAGCCTGCTCGACGGCGCGCCGCGCCCCACGGACATGGTGGCCGCCGTGGACACGCGGGTGCTCATCATTGACCGGCGCGACTTCCTGGACCTGCTCGCGGACCGGCCGGAGCTGCTGACGGGCTTCTTCCGCGCGGTGAGCCTGCAGCTCCAGGCGCTCATCGACCTGCCGGACTCGCGCGAGACGGGCGAGCGGCTGGAGCTGACGGCGCCGCTGGGGCCCCTGGCGCCGCCGCTGCCGGACGGGCCGGCGCCGGACGCGAACGACGACCGCTCGCGCGACGACTCCTGA